The following proteins are encoded in a genomic region of Hymenobacter siberiensis:
- a CDS encoding TonB-dependent receptor domain-containing protein — protein MKRTLPATALLLSGLLAISHLSFAQQGPPTGARPASAAPARAAAGRISGTVTDATTGKPISYATVAVLDAAGAPVNGGVAGDDGKFVLAGIPAGTYTVQISFLGYKNEDRPGVVVPAGGVISLGTVALGTSAQKLGEVVVTGQKAIIEERVDRTVYNAENDQTARGGDATDVLKRVPLLSVDLDGNVSLRGSSNIRVLINNKPSTIAANSIADALKQIPADQIKTVEVITSPSAKYDAEGSGGIINIITKQNNLRGATLGIDASVGVRSSNLSLNGGLRTGKMGFSLGGFGRAQYNVPGEFSNTQVTRSLADDKATTTLQSANTRLQQIFGRYTLGWDYDIDKFNSLQASVAYGTRSGRNYQDGLLRTSYKGAFATGTPSGTDLRDTYSKDLSGTVDASLNYTHNFAKPQHEISLLTLFSRNDRTNSYTNSILNTTLPNSPASIVNDNPSYNEEYTVQLDYQNPISKTQILEMGAKNILRRVNSDYTTTSFGASGEVVPSVGLSTNNIFTYRQNVTAGYVAYTLGLPKGFTLKPGLRYEYTAISADFANSATPVSIPNYDVLVPSVNLSRKLSNGNVLKLAYNRRIQRPSLQFLNPNVNAQNPKNISFGNPKLAPEYTNNYELGYSTAYKRLNLNFSTFMRNTTGSIEALRTVRGADTVQTSYANIGQQNSYGGSLFANINNGKLSLNAGIDAYYITLTNNVPDRNFNAYNEGFVMSGRVFGSYNFTPVWGLQAFVFYRGNQVQLQGTQSGFGVYSLSVKRDFAEKRGSIGFGAENFFTPSITIRNTVVSPLIDQASRNVLHNMSFKVNVSYRIGKLTVAPPTRRGKTINNDDLKSGGEGGGDIGGGGAPGGGASGGGGARPTGGAPSGAPAGTARPGGYPGAAPAGAGARPGGYPGQQRGTAPADGTSGKPATDSTSRPQPGQRPGGYPGLRPTTAQPADSTNRQTPAPANNPINAPANAPSPGTSTPNGTVPAGSPGGRP, from the coding sequence ATGAAACGAACCTTACCGGCTACTGCCTTATTACTCTCCGGCTTACTGGCAATCAGTCATTTGTCGTTCGCGCAGCAAGGCCCGCCCACGGGTGCCCGCCCGGCTTCGGCGGCTCCGGCCCGCGCGGCAGCGGGCCGCATCAGCGGCACCGTGACCGATGCCACCACCGGCAAGCCCATTTCCTACGCCACGGTGGCGGTGCTGGACGCGGCCGGCGCACCCGTGAACGGCGGCGTGGCCGGCGACGACGGTAAATTTGTGCTGGCCGGCATTCCGGCCGGCACTTACACGGTGCAAATCAGCTTCCTGGGCTACAAAAATGAAGACCGCCCCGGCGTAGTAGTGCCCGCCGGCGGCGTGATTAGCCTGGGCACGGTGGCACTCGGCACCTCGGCCCAGAAGCTGGGCGAAGTAGTGGTAACGGGCCAGAAGGCCATTATCGAGGAGCGGGTGGACCGCACGGTGTACAACGCCGAAAACGACCAGACCGCCCGGGGCGGCGACGCCACCGACGTGCTCAAGCGTGTGCCGCTACTGAGCGTGGATTTGGATGGCAACGTGAGCCTGCGCGGCTCCAGCAACATCAGAGTCCTCATTAACAACAAGCCTTCGACTATAGCGGCCAACAGCATTGCCGATGCGCTGAAGCAGATTCCGGCCGACCAGATTAAGACGGTGGAGGTCATCACCTCGCCCTCGGCCAAGTACGACGCGGAGGGTTCGGGCGGCATCATCAATATCATTACCAAGCAGAACAACCTGCGCGGGGCCACGCTGGGCATCGACGCCAGCGTTGGCGTTCGTAGCAGCAACCTGAGTTTGAACGGCGGCCTGCGCACGGGCAAAATGGGCTTTTCGCTGGGCGGCTTCGGGCGGGCGCAGTACAACGTACCGGGCGAGTTCTCGAACACGCAAGTGACGCGCAGCCTTGCCGACGACAAGGCTACCACCACCCTGCAATCGGCCAATACCCGCCTGCAGCAGATTTTCGGGCGCTACACGCTGGGCTGGGACTACGACATCGACAAGTTCAACTCCCTGCAGGCCTCGGTGGCCTACGGCACCCGCAGCGGCCGCAACTACCAGGATGGCCTGCTGCGCACCAGCTACAAAGGAGCCTTCGCCACCGGCACGCCCTCCGGCACCGACCTGCGCGACACCTACTCGAAAGACCTGTCGGGCACCGTGGACGCCAGCCTGAACTATACCCACAACTTCGCCAAACCGCAGCACGAAATCAGCCTGCTCACGCTGTTCAGCCGCAACGACCGCACCAACAGCTACACCAACTCCATTCTGAACACGACGCTGCCCAACAGTCCGGCCAGCATCGTGAACGACAACCCCAGCTACAACGAGGAATACACCGTTCAGCTTGATTATCAGAACCCCATCAGCAAAACCCAGATTCTGGAAATGGGCGCGAAGAACATTCTGCGGCGCGTGAATTCGGACTATACCACTACGTCTTTCGGGGCCAGCGGCGAGGTGGTGCCGTCGGTGGGGCTGTCGACCAACAACATTTTCACCTACCGCCAGAACGTGACGGCCGGCTACGTGGCCTATACCCTGGGCCTGCCCAAGGGCTTCACCCTGAAGCCCGGCCTGCGCTACGAGTACACGGCCATCAGCGCCGATTTTGCGAATTCGGCCACGCCCGTTAGTATTCCCAACTACGACGTGCTGGTGCCCAGCGTGAACCTCTCGCGCAAGCTCTCGAACGGCAACGTGCTGAAGCTGGCGTACAACCGCCGCATTCAGCGCCCGTCGCTGCAGTTCCTGAACCCCAACGTGAACGCGCAGAACCCCAAGAATATCAGCTTTGGCAACCCCAAGCTGGCTCCCGAATACACCAACAACTACGAGCTGGGCTACAGCACCGCCTACAAGCGCCTGAACCTGAACTTCAGCACGTTCATGCGCAATACCACGGGCTCCATTGAGGCGCTGCGCACGGTGCGGGGTGCCGATACCGTGCAAACCAGCTACGCTAATATTGGCCAGCAGAACTCCTATGGCGGCAGCCTGTTCGCCAACATCAACAACGGCAAACTAAGCCTCAACGCGGGCATCGATGCCTATTATATCACCCTCACCAACAACGTGCCCGACCGCAATTTCAACGCCTACAACGAAGGCTTTGTGATGAGCGGCCGCGTGTTTGGCTCCTATAATTTCACGCCGGTGTGGGGCCTGCAGGCCTTCGTGTTCTATCGCGGCAACCAAGTGCAGCTGCAGGGCACCCAGAGTGGCTTCGGCGTATACAGCCTCAGCGTGAAGCGCGACTTTGCCGAGAAGCGCGGTAGCATCGGCTTCGGGGCCGAGAACTTCTTCACGCCCAGCATCACCATTCGCAACACCGTGGTGTCGCCCCTCATCGACCAGGCCAGCCGCAACGTGCTGCACAACATGAGTTTTAAGGTGAACGTGAGCTACCGCATTGGCAAGCTGACGGTGGCCCCGCCCACCCGCCGCGGCAAAACCATCAACAACGACGACCTGAAAAGCGGCGGCGAAGGCGGCGGTGACATAGGCGGCGGTGGCGCGCCCGGCGGCGGGGCATCCGGTGGTGGTGGCGCTCGCCCAACGGGTGGTGCCCCGTCCGGCGCGCCCGCCGGCACGGCCCGCCCCGGCGGCTACCCTGGCGCGGCTCCGGCCGGCGCTGGTGCCCGCCCCGGCGGCTACCCCGGCCAGCAGCGCGGCACCGCACCCGCCGACGGCACTTCCGGCAAGCCCGCTACCGACAGCACCAGCCGTCCCCAGCCCGGCCAGCGCCCCGGCGGCTACCCCGGCCTGCGCCCCACCACGGCCCAGCCCGCCGACTCAACCAATCGCCAAACCCCGGCCCCGGCCAACAACCCCATCAACGCGCCGGCCAATGCGCCCTCACCCGGCACCAGCACGCCCAACGGCACCGTACCGGCCGGCAGCCCCGGCGGCCGGCCCTAG
- a CDS encoding lysylphosphatidylglycerol synthase transmembrane domain-containing protein, with amino-acid sequence MTDKPLAPLPEDDAHFLQRLQPSRLILPVVIGLSVVGFMFWRSYKPGDLAPLAHASYSWLLVTLLVLLGRDFGYIYRIRHITERVLSYRQSLDVIMIWEFASCVLPSAVGGTAVASFILNKEGIPLGKSMAYIMVTALMDNLYYVIMVPLVVLIAGAGLYPHEAMQGAFIATLRVAFVVSYVAVTAYAGLMLYAIFVNPKSVRRLLVRLFSFRLMRRWQRSAYKHGQGMMDASIQLRGNPAIYWWRAAGSTFFVWTARYLVIGCLIAAFVPMDTDTFLFIFARNLTYKVLLLLAITPGGAGIVEGAFPTFFGKFIGTATLTSFMVLLYRVVTYYLYLVLGSVFLPRWVGRVFAKRPAQQ; translated from the coding sequence ATGACCGATAAACCCCTCGCTCCCCTGCCCGAAGACGACGCGCATTTTTTGCAGCGCTTGCAGCCCTCGCGGCTCATTCTGCCCGTCGTGATTGGCCTGAGCGTGGTGGGGTTCATGTTCTGGCGCAGCTACAAGCCCGGCGATTTGGCCCCCCTGGCCCACGCCAGCTACTCGTGGCTGCTGGTTACGCTGCTGGTACTGCTGGGCCGCGATTTTGGCTACATCTACCGCATCCGGCACATCACCGAACGGGTGCTGAGCTACCGCCAGAGCCTCGATGTGATTATGATTTGGGAGTTTGCCTCCTGCGTGCTGCCCTCGGCGGTGGGCGGCACGGCGGTGGCTTCGTTCATTCTGAACAAGGAAGGCATTCCGCTGGGTAAGTCCATGGCCTACATCATGGTTACGGCCCTGATGGACAACCTGTACTACGTCATCATGGTGCCGCTGGTCGTTCTCATCGCCGGGGCCGGGCTCTACCCGCACGAGGCCATGCAGGGCGCCTTTATCGCCACGCTGCGCGTGGCGTTTGTCGTGAGCTACGTGGCCGTTACGGCCTACGCGGGCCTGATGCTGTACGCCATTTTCGTCAATCCGAAATCGGTGCGGCGGCTGCTGGTGCGGCTGTTCTCGTTCCGGCTGATGCGGCGCTGGCAGCGCTCGGCCTACAAGCACGGCCAGGGCATGATGGATGCGTCCATCCAGTTGCGCGGCAATCCGGCCATCTACTGGTGGCGGGCGGCGGGCAGCACCTTCTTCGTCTGGACGGCCCGCTACCTCGTCATCGGCTGCCTCATCGCCGCCTTCGTGCCGATGGACACGGACACGTTCCTGTTCATTTTCGCCCGCAACCTCACCTACAAAGTGCTGCTGCTGCTGGCCATCACGCCGGGCGGGGCGGGTATTGTGGAGGGCGCGTTTCCCACGTTTTTCGGCAAGTTTATCGGTACGGCCACGCTCACCAGCTTCATGGTGCTGCTGTATCGGGTGGTCACGTATTACCTGTATCTGGTGCTGGGCAGCGTGTTTTTGCCGCGCTGGGTGGGGCGGGTATTTGCGAAGCGGCCGGCACAGCAGTAA
- a CDS encoding LysM peptidoglycan-binding domain-containing protein, with protein sequence MGLFDFISDKGDQKPVEPAAKPAAGGTDFFGNAKPDATGDTYTVVSGDSLSKIAKHHYGDAAKWHQIYDANKALIGNNPDLIEIGQVLTLPSL encoded by the coding sequence ATGGGACTCTTCGATTTCATCAGCGACAAAGGCGACCAGAAGCCCGTAGAGCCCGCAGCTAAGCCGGCGGCTGGCGGCACCGATTTTTTTGGCAATGCCAAACCGGATGCTACCGGCGATACGTACACCGTAGTAAGCGGCGACTCTCTTTCTAAAATTGCAAAGCACCACTACGGCGACGCCGCCAAGTGGCACCAGATATACGACGCCAACAAGGCGCTCATCGGCAACAACCCCGACCTGATTGAAATCGGTCAGGTGTTGACCCTACCTAGTCTCTAG
- a CDS encoding peroxiredoxin-like family protein, with the protein MPTLIAPASIQPELAATAQHLANVLPATASQTIDAGIAAVHAAGLVQHSLRTGQVAPDFTLPDANGQPVSLASLRAIGPVVLVFYRGNWCPYCNVQLRAYNQALAHFTANNATLVAISPQTLDLTSLTAEEKNLQFPVLSDAGNTVAKQYGLAYQVGDAVYHTLHGVGIDLAVFNGDDSGELPLTGTFIIAQDGSIAWAATEANFKERPDPTVLLDALARL; encoded by the coding sequence ATGCCTACGCTCATCGCTCCTGCATCCATTCAGCCCGAACTGGCTGCTACTGCCCAACACCTGGCCAATGTGCTGCCCGCTACCGCCAGCCAAACCATTGATGCCGGCATTGCAGCCGTACACGCGGCTGGTCTGGTTCAGCACAGCCTCCGCACCGGCCAGGTTGCGCCCGATTTCACCCTCCCCGACGCCAATGGGCAGCCGGTTTCGCTCGCCAGCCTGCGGGCAATTGGGCCGGTGGTGCTGGTGTTTTACCGGGGCAACTGGTGCCCATATTGCAACGTGCAGCTGCGGGCCTACAACCAGGCGTTGGCCCACTTTACCGCGAATAACGCCACACTGGTGGCCATTTCGCCCCAAACGCTGGACCTGACCAGCCTCACGGCGGAGGAAAAAAACCTGCAATTCCCGGTGCTCAGCGATGCTGGCAATACGGTGGCCAAGCAATACGGACTGGCCTACCAAGTAGGCGATGCCGTGTACCACACCCTGCACGGCGTGGGCATCGACCTGGCCGTGTTCAACGGCGACGACAGTGGCGAATTGCCTCTGACGGGCACCTTTATTATTGCCCAGGACGGCAGCATTGCGTGGGCCGCCACCGAGGCCAACTTCAAGGAACGTCCCGACCCGACCGTGCTGCTCGATGCACTGGCCCGGCTATAG
- a CDS encoding O-acetylhomoserine aminocarboxypropyltransferase/cysteine synthase family protein, whose amino-acid sequence MSVQPQHFETLQLHAGQQPDPTTGARAVPLYQTTSYVFKNAEHGANLFALKEFGNIYTRLMNPTTDVFEQRVAALEGGIAALATGSGQAAQFIALNNILQAGDNFVSTAYLYGGTYNQFKVAFKRLGIEARFADGDNPASFEEHIDEKTKAIYLETIGNPSFSVPDFDAIAAIAKKHDLPLIVDNTFGAGGYLFRPLEHGAHIVVESATKWIGGHGTSVGGVIVDSGKYDFGNGKFPQFTEPSEGYHGLIFNDVFGKNSPFGNIAFIIRARVEGLRDFGPAISPFNSWQLLIGLETLSLRVDRTVENALKVATWLEQHPQVESVNYPGLASSPYHAIAQKYLKRGFGGVLSFRVKGTKENAMQFIDSLKLISHLANVGDAKTLIIQPSATTHQQMSEAEQLAAGVTPTSLRLSVGIEHFDDIKADLQAAFDAIGNTASLPTEGQEVGEPELEHAQPLEV is encoded by the coding sequence ATGTCCGTTCAGCCCCAACACTTCGAAACCCTCCAGCTTCACGCCGGCCAGCAGCCCGACCCCACCACCGGTGCCCGCGCCGTACCCCTGTACCAAACCACCAGCTACGTTTTCAAAAACGCTGAGCATGGCGCGAACTTGTTTGCGCTGAAGGAGTTTGGCAACATTTACACCCGCCTGATGAACCCCACCACCGACGTGTTCGAGCAGCGCGTGGCGGCGCTGGAAGGCGGCATTGCCGCCCTGGCCACGGGCTCGGGGCAGGCGGCCCAGTTCATTGCCCTGAACAACATCCTGCAAGCCGGCGACAACTTTGTGAGCACGGCCTACCTCTACGGCGGCACCTACAACCAGTTTAAGGTGGCCTTCAAGCGCCTGGGCATTGAGGCCCGCTTCGCAGATGGCGACAACCCGGCTTCGTTTGAGGAGCACATCGACGAGAAGACCAAGGCCATTTACCTCGAAACCATCGGCAATCCCAGCTTCAGCGTTCCCGATTTTGACGCCATCGCGGCCATTGCCAAAAAGCATGACTTACCGCTGATTGTGGACAACACCTTTGGCGCGGGCGGCTACCTGTTCCGGCCCCTGGAGCACGGCGCGCACATTGTGGTGGAGTCGGCCACGAAGTGGATTGGCGGGCACGGCACCAGCGTGGGCGGCGTGATTGTGGACAGCGGCAAATACGACTTCGGCAACGGCAAGTTTCCGCAGTTTACCGAGCCCAGCGAAGGCTACCACGGCCTGATATTCAACGACGTATTTGGCAAAAACAGCCCGTTTGGCAACATCGCCTTCATCATCCGGGCGCGGGTAGAAGGGCTGCGTGATTTTGGCCCGGCCATCAGCCCATTCAACTCCTGGCAGCTGCTCATTGGCCTCGAAACCCTGAGCCTGCGCGTGGACCGCACGGTAGAAAACGCCCTGAAAGTAGCGACCTGGCTGGAGCAGCACCCGCAGGTAGAAAGTGTGAACTACCCCGGCCTGGCCAGCAGCCCCTACCACGCCATTGCCCAGAAATACCTGAAGCGTGGCTTCGGCGGCGTGCTCTCGTTCCGGGTGAAGGGCACCAAGGAAAACGCTATGCAATTCATCGACAGCCTCAAGCTCATCAGCCACCTGGCCAACGTGGGCGATGCCAAGACACTCATCATCCAGCCCTCGGCCACCACGCACCAGCAAATGAGCGAAGCCGAGCAGCTGGCCGCCGGCGTGACGCCGACCTCGCTGCGCCTGTCGGTGGGTATTGAGCATTTCGACGACATCAAGGCTGATTTGCAGGCGGCTTTCGATGCCATCGGCAACACGGCCAGCCTGCCGACGGAAGGTCAGGAAGTGGGCGAGCCCGAGCTGGAGCACGCCCAGCCGCTGGAAGTATAG
- a CDS encoding homoserine O-acetyltransferase family protein, which produces MPTQLFELPDLKLESGETLTGAHVSYQTWGQLNEERDNVVWVCHALTANADVLAWWPGLVGPGCHYDPSEWFILCANVLGSCYGTTGPLDADPATGRARFQHFPLLSIRDLVAAHEALREELDLADINTLIGGSLGGQQALEWAVLRPDLFDHLIVIATNARHSAWGIAFNEAQRLAIEADPTYAAGQPGGGDDGLRAARAMALLSYRSYEAYAETQTDPDNDALLRQHRASAYQRYQGDKLVSRFDAYSYVSLSRSMDTHNLGRHRGGVPAALARIGARTLVLGITSDVLFPLSEQRELAAHIPGAMYAELDSRYGHDGFLLETAAITHFLELFYAPTFVH; this is translated from the coding sequence ATGCCAACCCAACTATTTGAACTCCCTGACCTTAAGCTGGAAAGCGGCGAAACCCTGACCGGGGCGCATGTATCCTACCAGACCTGGGGCCAACTCAACGAAGAACGCGACAATGTGGTGTGGGTGTGCCACGCCCTCACGGCCAATGCCGACGTGCTGGCTTGGTGGCCGGGCCTGGTAGGGCCGGGCTGCCACTACGACCCTTCGGAGTGGTTTATCTTGTGTGCCAACGTGTTGGGCTCATGCTACGGCACTACCGGCCCGCTCGATGCCGACCCGGCCACCGGCCGGGCGCGCTTCCAGCACTTCCCGCTGCTCAGCATCCGGGACCTGGTGGCGGCGCACGAGGCACTGCGGGAGGAGCTGGACCTGGCGGATATCAACACACTGATTGGCGGCTCTTTGGGTGGGCAGCAGGCGCTGGAATGGGCCGTGCTGCGCCCCGATTTGTTCGACCATCTGATTGTCATCGCTACCAACGCCCGGCATTCGGCCTGGGGAATTGCTTTTAACGAGGCCCAGCGGCTGGCCATTGAGGCCGACCCGACCTATGCCGCCGGCCAGCCCGGCGGGGGCGACGATGGCCTGCGCGCCGCCCGCGCCATGGCCCTGCTCAGCTACCGCAGCTACGAGGCCTACGCCGAAACCCAGACCGACCCCGACAACGACGCGCTGCTACGCCAGCACCGCGCCAGCGCCTATCAGCGCTACCAGGGCGACAAGCTGGTGTCGCGCTTCGACGCTTATAGCTACGTGTCGTTGAGCCGGAGCATGGACACCCATAACCTCGGCCGCCACCGGGGCGGGGTGCCGGCGGCGCTGGCCCGCATTGGGGCGCGCACGCTGGTACTGGGCATTACGTCGGATGTGCTGTTCCCGCTGAGCGAGCAGCGCGAGCTGGCGGCGCACATTCCGGGGGCCATGTATGCCGAGCTGGACTCGCGCTACGGCCACGACGGCTTTTTGCTGGAAACGGCGGCCATCACGCACTTTCTGGAGCTGTTTTACGCGCCTACGTTCGTGCATTAA
- a CDS encoding homoserine dehydrogenase, whose protein sequence is MDVEKQPLRIGLIGFGCVGQGFYDIVQRQPELGLTIARIAVKNPDKPRTLSAGHFSFRADDLLADPTLDVLVEVIDDPAEAFRLVSAALRQGRRVATANKAMLARHLPELVQLELDFGGTLLYEAAVCGSIPIIRTLDGYFSHEPLRAVQGIFNGSSNYVLTRMSEEGTDYATALAEAQAKGFAETDPSLDMGAFDPRSKAVILAAHAYGVFLEAEEVVNLGIEGISAADIAFAAAQGQKIKVVAAVQRLPDGRITALVTPQLLGPESPLFTVEREFNGVVIDAEYAGPQFLRGRGAGGHPTGSAVLADVLALRRGYRYGYAKRADAPETQLTHALEIDTYLRHADVGVLREVLTWLELPATALQTDANGPYATGPVALQQLWAWRQELRTNGLFVARRGAVRPLSGAVQTVQARTEATAGA, encoded by the coding sequence ATGGACGTTGAGAAACAACCCCTGCGCATTGGCCTGATTGGCTTTGGCTGCGTAGGACAGGGCTTTTATGACATCGTGCAGCGGCAGCCGGAACTGGGACTGACCATTGCCCGCATTGCCGTGAAAAACCCCGATAAGCCCCGTACGCTGTCCGCCGGGCACTTCAGCTTTCGAGCGGATGACTTGCTGGCCGACCCGACGCTGGACGTGCTGGTAGAAGTCATCGACGACCCGGCCGAGGCTTTCCGGCTGGTGAGCGCGGCCCTGCGCCAGGGCCGCCGCGTGGCCACGGCCAACAAGGCCATGCTGGCCCGGCACCTGCCCGAGCTGGTGCAGCTGGAGCTGGATTTCGGTGGCACGTTACTGTACGAAGCGGCCGTGTGCGGCAGCATTCCCATCATTCGCACGCTGGATGGCTACTTCAGCCACGAGCCGCTGCGGGCGGTGCAGGGCATCTTCAACGGCTCGTCGAACTACGTGCTGACGCGTATGAGCGAGGAAGGCACTGACTACGCAACAGCCCTGGCCGAGGCCCAGGCCAAAGGCTTCGCCGAAACCGACCCGTCGCTGGACATGGGCGCGTTTGACCCGCGCTCGAAGGCCGTGATTCTGGCGGCCCACGCCTATGGGGTTTTTCTGGAAGCTGAGGAGGTAGTGAATTTGGGCATCGAAGGAATCAGCGCGGCGGATATTGCTTTCGCGGCGGCGCAGGGGCAGAAAATCAAAGTAGTAGCGGCCGTGCAGCGCCTGCCGGATGGCCGCATCACGGCGCTGGTTACGCCGCAGCTGCTGGGGCCGGAGTCGCCGTTATTTACTGTCGAGCGCGAGTTTAATGGGGTGGTGATTGACGCCGAATACGCCGGCCCGCAGTTTCTGCGCGGGCGCGGCGCGGGCGGGCATCCCACCGGCTCGGCGGTGCTGGCCGATGTGCTGGCCCTGCGGCGCGGCTACCGCTACGGCTATGCCAAGCGGGCCGATGCCCCCGAAACGCAGCTGACCCACGCCTTGGAAATAGATACCTACCTGCGCCACGCCGACGTGGGTGTGCTGCGCGAGGTGCTGACCTGGCTGGAGCTGCCCGCCACCGCCCTACAAACTGACGCGAACGGACCTTATGCCACCGGCCCGGTAGCCCTCCAGCAGCTGTGGGCCTGGCGCCAGGAGCTGAGGACCAATGGTCTGTTCGTGGCGCGGCGGGGCGCAGTGCGGCCGCTGAGCGGGGCAGTGCAAACGGTGCAGGCCCGCACCGAGGCAACGGCCGGGGCATAA